A portion of the Polaribacter cellanae genome contains these proteins:
- a CDS encoding MarR family winged helix-turn-helix transcriptional regulator codes for MGDISKDIQSNFKDEKIKALINIKYTANWLNSKENDFFKPYGISPQQFNILRILRGAKKEIKVQLIKDRMIERAPNATRLMDKLCDKNLIERIRCEHDRRVVYVKITEEGLELLSKIDVNKNLSFLENLTEKEASLLSDLLDKIR; via the coding sequence ATGGGCGATATTTCTAAAGACATACAATCGAATTTTAAAGACGAAAAAATAAAAGCGTTAATTAATATAAAATATACTGCAAATTGGCTGAATAGTAAAGAAAACGACTTTTTTAAACCTTATGGAATTTCGCCTCAACAATTTAATATTTTACGAATTTTAAGAGGAGCAAAAAAAGAAATTAAGGTGCAGCTTATAAAAGATAGAATGATTGAACGTGCACCAAATGCAACACGTTTAATGGATAAATTATGTGATAAAAACCTAATAGAAAGAATTCGTTGCGAACACGATAGAAGGGTAGTGTATGTAAAAATTACAGAGGAAGGTTTAGAATTGCTTTCTAAAATTGATGTGAATAAAAATCTCTCTTTTTTGGAGAATTTAACAGAGAAAGAAGCTTCTCTATTAAGTGATTTATTAGA